In Octopus bimaculoides isolate UCB-OBI-ISO-001 chromosome 26, ASM119413v2, whole genome shotgun sequence, the following are encoded in one genomic region:
- the LOC106879710 gene encoding 39S ribosomal protein L16, mitochondrial gives MSRSCISFLFQRGAFKWHQTSTKNNGALMFIPAAGLRDFPHPPDYSNIILPERRRLKTVEKVPQMPSNQRPPKMPRRNYLMRGPELVHNKLQYCDFGIQALTGGRMKWGHYEVLRLGILRKFDESRMFAVWRIDPPWKPMTKKGQGHRMGGGKGSISHYVCPVRTGRIIIEVGGKCEFSDVKGFLSNLAHLMPFPARAVSKQMLEEERQQEIEKEERNVNPFSFEYCVKNNIYGCQANLSKYTMLWYGKYR, from the exons ATGTCTCggtcttgtatttcttttctcttccagcGAGGAGCATTCAAATGGCATCAGACGTCAACCAAAAACAACGGTG CTCTGATGTTTATTCCTGCTGCTGGTCTAAGAGATTTCCCTCATCCACCAGATTATAGCA ACATTATATTACCGGAAAGAAGAAGATTAAAGACGGTAGAAAAGGTCCCTCAGATGCCATCGAACCAACGTCCACCAAAGATGCCAAGACGCAACTATTTAATGAGAGGACCAGAATTGGTTCATAATAAACTCCAGTACTGCGACTTCGGCATTCAG GCATTGACTGGTGGCCGAATGAAATGGGGTCATTACGAAGTGTTGCGACTGGGCATTCTCCGGAAATTTGATGAAAGTCGAATGTTTGCTGTGTGGCGGATTGATCCTCCATGGAAACCAATGACCAAAAAGGGACAGGGCCATCGTATGGGGGGTGGCAAGGGCTCGATATCCCATTACGTTTGCCCGGTGCGTACCGGGCGTATCATCATCGAAGTTGGTGGCAAGTGCGAGTTTTCAGACGTCAAAGGCTTTCTGTCCAATTTGGCACATCTGATGCCATTCCCAGCCAGAGCCGTTTCCAAACAAATGTTGGAAGAAGAAAGACAACAAGAAatcgaaaaagaagaaagaaatgtgaaTCCTTTTAGTTTCGAATATTGTGTGAAAAATAACATTTATGGTTGTCAAGCAAATCTATCCAAATACACAATGTTGTGGTATGGAAAATACAGGTGA